One window of the Thermoplasmata archaeon genome contains the following:
- a CDS encoding tetratricopeptide repeat protein, giving the protein MIEKKIKEYEEAIKKEPNNPVLWFEMGKLLSTIGDIDKAINAFQTATSIKPDYFEAWDALGDVYMEIGEKEKAVECYKKVVATATKDTTLPNLCPRCGKEIKGEDQVCKVCGFVFASEDFQDAVPLISGDIYHCPLCGAKVDFNASSCPCCGVLIFDEHPPDPNLVHILRRELKHTVIPPATPASTPVESTQAKSEKETEGTQIPQVISPSKKEGEVLKISKKNERLEPNEIPPNVEENKKSATEDLRIYLESMSAVNEIPKPEEKKIKFFDDPVNQVLVIGLIISVIILGLALWFFVIR; this is encoded by the coding sequence ATGATTGAAAAGAAAATAAAAGAGTATGAAGAGGCAATCAAAAAAGAACCAAATAATCCTGTGTTATGGTTTGAAATGGGAAAGTTGCTGAGCACAATCGGAGACATAGATAAGGCAATTAATGCTTTTCAAACAGCAACAAGCATAAAGCCAGATTATTTCGAGGCCTGGGATGCACTTGGCGATGTTTACATGGAAATTGGGGAAAAGGAGAAGGCAGTGGAGTGCTACAAGAAGGTTGTGGCGACTGCGACGAAGGACACTACACTTCCAAATCTTTGTCCAAGATGCGGAAAGGAAATCAAAGGGGAAGACCAAGTATGCAAAGTATGTGGCTTTGTGTTCGCCAGCGAGGATTTTCAAGATGCTGTTCCACTCATATCTGGCGATATTTATCACTGTCCACTTTGTGGTGCAAAGGTGGATTTCAACGCCAGTTCCTGCCCATGCTGTGGTGTGCTCATATTTGATGAACACCCACCAGACCCAAACTTGGTGCACATTCTAAGGCGAGAGTTGAAACATACTGTAATTCCACCAGCGACTCCCGCATCCACGCCAGTGGAATCAACCCAAGCAAAATCTGAGAAGGAAACAGAGGGGACCCAGATCCCGCAGGTAATAAGCCCCTCTAAGAAAGAGGGGGAAGTTTTAAAAATTTCAAAAAAAAATGAGAGATTAGAGCCAAACGAAATCCCACCAAATGTAGAGGAGAATAAAAAGAGTGCAACGGAAGACCTACGAATTTATCTAGAAAGCATGAGTGCTGTTAATGAAATTCCGAAACCAGAAGAAAAGAAAATTAAATTTTTTGATGATCCTGTAAATCAAGTTCTGGTCATAGGCCTGATAATCAGCGTGATTATCCTTGGTCTTGCCTTGTGGTTCTTCGTAATACGGTGA
- a CDS encoding pyruvoyl-dependent arginine decarboxylase: MLPIPTKFFVTSGKAISKVSDLNAFDLALLRAGIGEQNLVSVSSILPVGIKQVEKRTLPMGAITYCVLAQQRGGEGEMISAGIAYAFRKDGLGGYVAEGHMHGTQKSLKEVLRWKMEEMAKLRGVELEKINFKTEELAIPMDHYGVCLAACVFIF; encoded by the coding sequence ATGCTACCAATACCAACGAAATTTTTCGTAACATCTGGAAAGGCGATAAGCAAGGTATCGGACCTAAATGCGTTTGACTTAGCCCTTCTGCGTGCAGGCATCGGTGAGCAGAACTTGGTATCAGTTTCATCGATTCTACCAGTAGGCATAAAACAGGTGGAGAAACGAACACTGCCGATGGGTGCAATTACATACTGTGTGCTTGCCCAGCAGAGAGGTGGTGAGGGTGAAATGATTTCAGCGGGAATTGCATATGCATTTCGAAAGGACGGGCTTGGGGGCTATGTGGCAGAGGGGCACATGCACGGCACCCAAAAAAGTTTGAAAGAAGTGCTTCGCTGGAAAATGGAGGAAATGGCGAAGTTGAGGGGCGTAGAACTGGAGAAGATTAACTTCAAAACAGAAGAACTTGCAATTCCAATGGACCATTACGGCGTGTGCCTGGCAGCGTGTGTGTTTATATTCTGA
- a CDS encoding ATPase domain-containing protein: MSKIHVERMPTGVPDLDAIIEGFVKDRSYLISGEPGTGKTIFSIHFMSKALKDGHKVGLVTTEEPLESILLQASLVGMPLDKYVGNELKVVDTSLHRAIEASFATPTGDYLIQSFRDLLSAIPSGVDCVVIDTITPYFLPMNATMARETATEIMTTFREKRLTALLIMDEAVEPNVLRAVAAPMHGFIRLTYQHDPYTTRPIQLMYVRKLRATKTPRHPLMYEITETGIVIHKEKIPLE; the protein is encoded by the coding sequence ATGTCTAAAATTCATGTTGAGCGGATGCCGACAGGTGTACCAGATCTCGATGCGATTATTGAGGGTTTTGTAAAGGACCGAAGCTATCTAATAAGTGGAGAGCCAGGCACTGGCAAAACCATTTTCTCAATCCATTTTATGAGTAAAGCCCTCAAAGACGGTCATAAGGTTGGGTTAGTGACCACAGAGGAACCACTTGAATCAATCTTACTCCAGGCATCATTGGTTGGAATGCCACTAGATAAGTATGTGGGCAACGAATTGAAAGTGGTGGATACTTCACTTCACAGGGCAATAGAGGCCTCGTTTGCGACTCCAACTGGCGACTATCTCATCCAGAGTTTTAGGGACCTCCTTAGTGCTATCCCGTCGGGTGTGGACTGTGTAGTCATAGACACAATTACACCATACTTCCTACCAATGAATGCAACGATGGCACGGGAGACCGCAACTGAAATCATGACCACTTTTAGAGAAAAGCGACTGACTGCTCTTCTAATCATGGATGAAGCCGTGGAGCCAAATGTGCTAAGAGCTGTCGCTGCACCCATGCATGGATTTATACGGCTCACTTACCAACATGACCCTTACACTACAAGACCAATCCAACTGATGTATGTGAGAAAGTTGCGGGCAACAAAAACCCCTAGACACCCCTTAATGTATGAAATTACCGAAACAGGAATTGTCATTCACAAGGAAAAGATTCCCTTAGAATAA
- a CDS encoding cyclophilin-like fold protein codes for MAKFVIETRSTGCVEAETTGENPNTASKILAAIPFKGKASFWGDEIYFEIPVEANLESGRVYVEVGDIAYWPEGKCLCIFFGKTLSSEDERPKAYSPVNVFAKIQKPEIFKKVKNGEEIVVRRP; via the coding sequence ATGGCAAAATTCGTTATTGAGACAAGGAGCACCGGGTGTGTCGAAGCAGAGACCACAGGTGAGAATCCCAACACTGCGAGTAAAATCTTGGCAGCAATTCCATTCAAAGGTAAAGCAAGTTTCTGGGGCGATGAAATTTACTTCGAAATCCCAGTTGAAGCAAATTTAGAGAGTGGGCGAGTTTATGTGGAGGTAGGAGATATTGCCTACTGGCCAGAGGGTAAGTGCCTCTGCATCTTCTTTGGAAAAACTTTGAGTAGTGAGGATGAAAGACCAAAGGCATACTCCCCAGTAAATGTATTTGCGAAAATTCAGAAGCCAGAAATTTTTAAGAAGGTAAAAAATGGAGAAGAAATTGTTGTTAGAAGGCCTTGA
- the cgi121 gene encoding KEOPS complex subunit Cgi121, with amino-acid sequence MEKKLLLEGLDYEIFGAEGKSKDIVPKLKEISQRIIVFDADWVLGRVHIKFALFHARRAFEKKIHKVNTFENCVLLYVGLSSQIYEARRNAGVKPETRRFAIVSPRDIEKVRILNVLDLEEREEVIQFSEAKARRVFSQEELEATPIVKWQYLVLERMALLNLP; translated from the coding sequence ATGGAGAAGAAATTGTTGTTAGAAGGCCTTGATTACGAAATTTTCGGGGCCGAAGGTAAGAGTAAGGACATAGTACCAAAGCTAAAGGAGATTTCACAAAGAATCATCGTTTTTGATGCTGACTGGGTTCTTGGTAGAGTTCACATTAAATTTGCCTTGTTCCATGCCCGGAGGGCCTTCGAAAAAAAAATTCATAAAGTAAATACTTTTGAAAATTGCGTTCTTCTTTATGTTGGTCTCTCCAGCCAAATTTATGAGGCGAGAAGAAATGCAGGTGTGAAGCCAGAAACTAGAAGGTTTGCGATCGTATCACCTCGAGACATTGAAAAGGTCCGAATCCTGAATGTTCTCGACCTTGAGGAGCGTGAGGAGGTAATTCAGTTTAGCGAGGCAAAAGCCAGGAGGGTTTTTTCACAAGAGGAGCTCGAGGCAACACCAATTGTGAAATGGCAATATCTAGTGCTTGAGAGAATGGCACTATTGAACCTACCATAA
- a CDS encoding TraB domain-containing protein, whose product MIVLIGVGHVFDISEKVRHEIAAAEPEIVCIELDQDRAKALLQPNQSKEVAGRNVPVMYQMLAVFQKIIADKFETEPGMEMLAAIHAARSLNAKLEFIDIDAVTIAERIWREMSFVERGKLLASILFGIFLPKKKVEKSIEEFMTAETKVIEEFGKEFPTLKKILIDDRNDYMAWRISMLAKEYTNIVCVVGEGHIDGISKKLSQRNLPHRIIHLKQLLSTNNTNYTWSWTW is encoded by the coding sequence ATGATAGTGCTTATCGGTGTGGGACATGTTTTCGACATAAGTGAAAAGGTAAGACATGAAATTGCTGCTGCAGAACCAGAAATTGTTTGTATAGAATTGGACCAAGATAGAGCAAAAGCACTTTTACAGCCAAATCAAAGCAAAGAGGTAGCGGGAAGAAATGTGCCGGTAATGTATCAGATGCTTGCGGTATTTCAGAAAATTATAGCTGACAAATTTGAGACTGAGCCAGGTATGGAAATGCTCGCTGCAATACATGCTGCGAGAAGCTTGAACGCAAAACTTGAATTTATAGACATAGATGCAGTTACTATCGCTGAAAGAATCTGGCGAGAGATGTCGTTTGTGGAACGTGGAAAACTTCTTGCTAGCATTCTATTTGGAATTTTTTTACCTAAGAAGAAGGTAGAAAAGAGCATAGAGGAATTTATGACAGCAGAAACGAAGGTAATTGAAGAGTTTGGAAAAGAGTTTCCAACCCTCAAGAAAATTCTGATAGATGATAGAAACGATTACATGGCTTGGCGAATTTCAATGCTAGCAAAAGAATATACAAACATTGTCTGCGTTGTGGGAGAGGGTCACATTGATGGTATCTCAAAGAAACTTTCCCAGAGAAATCTTCCCCATAGAATCATCCATCTTAAGCAACTGCTTTCTACAAACAATACAAACTATACCTGGAGCTGGACATGGTAG
- a CDS encoding RAD55 family ATPase: MVETVSVGIEGLDEALLKGLPKGYTLLVSGEPGSGTELFAKQFATAGIGKENVLYITTTERTEDIINTMHEFGWKSDMQIVNIATMYYEEILAKELEISKYRQEGIGVNDVKNITLDESKMRATNFLTLANYRVSRLKPPFRIVIDSIDFFMEIYDRSDVLSTMRLIKAHSQHHGGVVCITMLKDVYDRATQSGLEEIADCVVELQKEKAQLETRLKLFVKKVRNHPEKGETLLLEIGEKGFVAKPMK, encoded by the coding sequence ATGGTAGAAACTGTAAGTGTGGGAATAGAAGGACTGGATGAGGCGCTGTTGAAGGGTTTACCAAAAGGGTACACCCTGCTGGTTTCGGGAGAGCCGGGCAGCGGCACTGAGCTTTTCGCAAAACAGTTTGCAACTGCAGGAATTGGTAAAGAAAATGTGCTTTACATTACTACTACAGAAAGAACAGAAGATATAATCAACACCATGCATGAGTTCGGGTGGAAGTCTGATATGCAAATAGTTAACATTGCTACAATGTACTATGAAGAAATTCTTGCAAAGGAGTTGGAGATCAGCAAATATCGTCAGGAAGGTATTGGTGTGAATGATGTTAAAAACATAACTCTTGATGAAAGCAAAATGAGAGCTACGAACTTTCTAACCCTTGCAAATTATAGAGTTTCACGGCTTAAACCCCCATTTAGAATAGTGATAGACTCAATTGATTTTTTTATGGAAATTTATGACAGAAGCGACGTGCTTTCAACAATGCGATTGATTAAGGCACATTCTCAGCATCATGGCGGTGTGGTTTGTATCACAATGTTAAAGGATGTCTACGATAGAGCAACACAGAGTGGGCTCGAGGAGATTGCTGATTGCGTGGTGGAACTCCAGAAGGAAAAGGCGCAGCTTGAAACTCGTCTCAAGCTTTTTGTGAAAAAGGTGAGGAATCACCCTGAGAAGGGAGAAACTTTACTACTTGAAATCGGAGAGAAGGGGTTCGTTGCAAAGCCGATGAAGTAA
- a CDS encoding ATPase domain-containing protein yields MKSTEVAERLKSMPDGSSIALKIGETNFADNYVAALTGVLKEFMPERRYTCIYVTTTTPSHLCKNLFEMFEVDVSNIYFVDAISHIMMNVSTQMERTTYIESPTMLENILLKIEFLLKKLANENKLLILDSINTLAIHNGNRILAEFLHILVNNLKSKGVFTIILGVEEKNSDEISNMLSLVCDDTIIVK; encoded by the coding sequence ATGAAGAGCACAGAAGTAGCAGAACGACTGAAGAGTATGCCTGATGGATCCTCAATAGCCCTGAAAATCGGTGAAACTAACTTTGCGGACAATTATGTGGCGGCACTTACAGGCGTGCTCAAGGAATTCATGCCTGAAAGGAGATACACCTGTATCTATGTCACCACTACCACTCCTTCCCATCTCTGCAAGAACCTGTTTGAAATGTTTGAGGTGGACGTAAGCAACATCTACTTCGTAGATGCAATCTCCCACATCATGATGAATGTTTCCACCCAGATGGAGCGAACAACTTACATCGAGAGCCCAACAATGCTTGAAAACATACTGCTGAAAATTGAGTTTCTGCTGAAAAAGCTGGCAAATGAGAATAAACTCCTGATTCTGGATTCAATCAACACTCTTGCAATTCACAATGGCAATCGAATCCTGGCAGAGTTCTTGCACATTCTTGTGAACAACCTTAAATCAAAGGGAGTATTCACTATCATACTAGGTGTTGAGGAAAAGAACAGTGATGAAATCTCAAACATGCTCAGCTTGGTCTGCGATGATACGATTATTGTGAAATAG
- a CDS encoding ATPase domain-containing protein, producing the protein MTDVLAEKKGVQRERCKTGIEGLDNILNGGIPRGNTILVTGSCGTGKTTLSLEFLVHGALSGEKCLFISVTEPSSKLLANLIPYEFFDDRLIEQGLLVFIDMPALYERLGLRKTEFTFEEIHMLVSAISGIVRELQIKRLVIDSVTSVCFQLKTEEKIREFILKLGKALSDFGCTSLLVSEISPAEQRYSMYGVEEAIADGIIILGNLERKGDLLRTLQVVKMRGTSHSRAKYVLDLTPIGILLVPLLKGGMGAEK; encoded by the coding sequence ATGACTGATGTATTAGCTGAGAAGAAAGGGGTTCAAAGGGAAAGATGCAAGACCGGAATTGAAGGCCTGGACAACATTCTAAATGGTGGGATACCCAGAGGAAACACAATTCTTGTCACCGGTAGCTGTGGCACTGGCAAAACTACACTCTCTCTAGAATTTCTAGTTCATGGAGCTCTAAGCGGTGAAAAGTGCCTCTTCATTTCAGTTACTGAGCCGTCATCCAAGCTCCTTGCAAACTTAATTCCTTACGAGTTCTTTGATGACAGATTGATTGAGCAGGGCTTACTTGTTTTTATAGACATGCCCGCACTCTATGAACGCCTTGGATTACGAAAAACTGAGTTTACATTTGAAGAAATCCACATGCTTGTGAGCGCAATTTCGGGGATTGTGCGAGAACTCCAGATTAAACGGCTTGTAATAGATTCTGTTACCTCTGTTTGCTTCCAGTTGAAAACTGAGGAGAAAATTAGAGAGTTTATTCTAAAGTTAGGAAAGGCACTTTCTGACTTTGGTTGCACGAGCTTACTTGTTTCTGAAATTTCACCAGCAGAACAGCGGTATTCAATGTATGGTGTCGAAGAAGCAATTGCAGACGGAATAATTATATTAGGAAATCTAGAAAGGAAGGGCGATCTGTTAAGAACCCTTCAAGTTGTGAAAATGAGAGGAACGAGCCATTCGAGAGCAAAGTATGTGCTTGACCTCACACCAATAGGCATTCTCCTTGTGCCACTGCTGAAGGGTGGAATGGGGGCAGAAAAATGA
- the pdxS gene encoding pyridoxal 5'-phosphate synthase lyase subunit PdxS: MPFQLNIENLMHGTELVKRGFAKMQKGGVIMDVTNAEQARIAEEAGAVAVMALERVPADIRAEGGVARMADVTKIQEIMDAVSIPVMAKCRIGHIAEAKALEVIGVDMIDESEVLTPADPFYHVDKRKFTVPFVCGCRNLGEAVRRIWEGAAMIRTKGEAGTGNVIEAVRHQRMVMGAIKKLETLDENEIRKLAVSYAQSYVKAALEFFPDQKIDESTPVFYENTYGEVVQGIFELLKEIKRIQRLPVVNFAAGGIATPADAALMMMLGSDGVFVGSGIFKSENPAKRARAIVEAVTNFDDPSVIAQNSKALGEAMKGIEISTLTEEKRLQERGW, translated from the coding sequence ATGCCGTTCCAGTTGAACATTGAAAATCTGATGCATGGCACAGAACTCGTGAAGAGAGGGTTTGCCAAGATGCAGAAGGGTGGAGTGATAATGGATGTGACAAATGCAGAGCAGGCGAGAATTGCAGAGGAAGCAGGTGCAGTCGCTGTTATGGCACTTGAGAGGGTGCCCGCAGACATCAGGGCAGAGGGTGGTGTTGCCAGAATGGCGGATGTGACAAAAATTCAGGAAATCATGGATGCGGTGAGCATCCCTGTGATGGCGAAGTGCAGAATTGGTCATATTGCTGAGGCAAAGGCACTTGAAGTGATTGGGGTTGACATGATAGACGAATCTGAGGTGCTTACTCCCGCAGACCCTTTTTACCATGTTGACAAGCGAAAATTCACTGTGCCATTTGTGTGTGGCTGCAGAAATTTAGGTGAGGCTGTGAGGCGAATCTGGGAAGGGGCTGCAATGATTCGCACCAAGGGTGAGGCAGGCACAGGTAATGTAATTGAAGCAGTGAGACACCAGCGGATGGTGATGGGAGCAATCAAAAAACTTGAAACACTGGATGAGAACGAGATTAGAAAACTTGCTGTTAGTTATGCCCAAAGTTATGTTAAAGCTGCACTTGAGTTTTTCCCAGACCAAAAGATTGATGAGAGCACACCTGTATTTTATGAGAATACCTATGGAGAGGTTGTGCAGGGTATTTTTGAACTTCTGAAGGAAATAAAGAGAATCCAGCGTCTTCCTGTTGTGAATTTTGCAGCTGGTGGAATTGCAACCCCTGCAGATGCAGCGTTGATGATGATGCTGGGTTCTGATGGAGTTTTTGTCGGTTCAGGCATCTTCAAGTCAGAAAATCCTGCAAAGAGGGCAAGGGCAATTGTAGAAGCAGTAACCAATTTTGATGACCCAAGTGTGATTGCCCAGAATTCAAAGGCACTGGGAGAGGCGATGAAGGGCATAGAAATTTCTACATTAACTGAGGAAAAAAGATTGCAGGAAAGGGGCTGGTAG